Proteins encoded by one window of Geobacter sp. DSM 9736:
- a CDS encoding PolC-type DNA polymerase III, which yields MGNYTAVVIDFETTGLSPEYGDRVIEVGAVLLRDNRVTDSFQSLVNPGRKVSRFIEEYTGITNAMLADAPDSVEVIVRLAEFLGDHYLIAHNASFDRRFLDCELKRIGCSRRQEMACSMLVSRRVYPDAPSHKLGDLVRFCRIENGGVFHRALADAEMTAHLWSGMTEDLKLKYGLGEVPFQLMMKLASVSRKTVQAFLMRTVEEERSSCQESRR from the coding sequence ATGGGAAACTACACTGCTGTCGTCATCGACTTTGAAACCACCGGCCTTTCCCCAGAGTATGGCGATAGGGTTATTGAGGTAGGAGCCGTGCTGCTTCGCGACAACCGTGTGACCGACAGCTTCCAAAGCCTCGTGAATCCTGGCAGAAAGGTCAGCAGGTTCATAGAGGAATATACAGGGATCACGAATGCAATGCTTGCTGATGCTCCGGATAGCGTGGAGGTGATTGTGCGTCTTGCCGAGTTCTTGGGCGATCACTATCTTATTGCCCACAATGCCAGCTTCGACCGCAGGTTTCTCGATTGCGAACTGAAGCGCATCGGCTGCAGCCGACGGCAGGAAATGGCCTGCTCGATGCTAGTGTCACGAAGGGTTTATCCGGATGCTCCGAGTCATAAGCTCGGCGATCTTGTCAGGTTCTGCCGAATAGAAAATGGAGGCGTCTTTCATCGGGCTCTTGCTGACGCCGAAATGACTGCGCATCTATGGTCCGGTATGACTGAAGATCTGAAACTGAAGTATGGCCTGGGTGAAGTGCCGTTTCAGCTGATGATGAAGCTGGCGAGCGTGTCGAGGAAGACAGTTCAGGCATTCCTGATGCGGACTGTGGAGGAAGAGAGAAGTAGTTGTCAGGAGAGCCGACGATGA
- a CDS encoding AsmA family protein has product MKKALKIAGIIAAVAVALLLVLIVAVKIVVTPERVKRTVLPLVEKKLHRKVLLQEVDVSIFSGIVLKGLTVKEREEEEVFVKADRVKLRYQFWPLLRKRVVIDEVMLDAPQIRVVRLSDGTFNYSDIMKKEPKAEPKPEEKEPVDLLVSSISLTGGEVRFEDRAVKSGSAAIYNISGIKFSSRNIALDSSFPFTAEATIFGATIEVEGKAANLGAKPSIDATINVKNADLAKIAASLPPNYAAKAKPFAPSGKITARLHLAGILATPKQLLKEGSVKLEQVQVNASGQRPSLSGEIALQGDNLSSKDLTLTSGKNSLLIQMAASGLLGKQLSIKSTVTSENFDLDPFLAKGEKTSGGVRTAAAKPEPGPLKLPVNAAGTFQIGRTKYKGLPLTRLLLKYRLSDNILTIEQLSGNVADGSFAGSARVDLSQKGFAYSSSLKLQEIQANPLVSAFAPKAAGTVYGALSLNAALGGKGTQPNSLKKNLSGNGDFTISNGKLTGAGLVQALATFINVEQLRVLQFTKFAGTYRIANEKVFLDSGISGRDAQITPKGSAGFDKSLDMSLMTRLSPELTGRIAKGGVTRFITDDKGWGTLPLKVTGTFSSPNFRLDSAAVREQFKLKTRETLQKTIEERLKRKEGEPQRPERELLEKGLRGILGN; this is encoded by the coding sequence GTGAAAAAAGCATTAAAAATTGCAGGAATCATCGCCGCTGTGGCTGTAGCGCTTCTTCTAGTGCTGATCGTCGCAGTCAAGATCGTCGTTACGCCGGAACGTGTGAAGCGGACGGTGCTCCCGCTGGTGGAGAAAAAACTTCATCGGAAGGTCCTCCTGCAGGAGGTTGATGTGAGCATCTTTTCCGGAATCGTTCTCAAAGGGCTTACAGTCAAGGAGCGTGAGGAGGAAGAAGTTTTCGTGAAGGCGGATCGGGTAAAGCTCCGCTACCAGTTCTGGCCTCTCCTGCGAAAACGTGTGGTGATAGATGAAGTTATGCTTGATGCACCTCAAATTCGGGTCGTGCGCCTTTCGGACGGCACGTTCAACTACTCCGATATAATGAAAAAAGAACCGAAAGCAGAGCCAAAGCCTGAAGAAAAAGAGCCGGTCGATCTGCTTGTCTCCAGCATTTCACTGACCGGAGGAGAGGTGCGATTCGAGGACAGGGCCGTAAAGTCAGGTTCTGCAGCGATCTACAACATCAGCGGCATCAAATTCTCCTCACGAAATATAGCCCTGGACTCCTCCTTCCCTTTTACTGCAGAAGCCACAATTTTCGGTGCCACCATCGAGGTAGAGGGAAAGGCAGCAAATCTGGGAGCAAAGCCCTCTATCGATGCAACAATCAATGTAAAGAATGCGGATCTTGCGAAAATCGCTGCTTCGCTGCCTCCAAACTACGCCGCAAAAGCGAAACCTTTTGCGCCCTCCGGGAAAATTACTGCACGACTTCACCTTGCAGGAATATTGGCTACTCCGAAGCAGCTTCTGAAGGAAGGAAGCGTAAAACTGGAACAGGTACAGGTGAATGCCTCAGGACAGCGTCCCTCACTCTCCGGTGAAATAGCGTTACAAGGCGACAATCTCTCCTCAAAAGATCTGACCCTTACCTCGGGAAAGAATTCCCTTCTCATTCAAATGGCTGCTTCCGGCCTGTTGGGCAAGCAACTTTCGATCAAAAGCACTGTCACCTCGGAGAACTTCGATCTCGACCCCTTTCTGGCAAAGGGGGAGAAAACGTCTGGCGGAGTCCGCACAGCGGCTGCCAAACCTGAGCCGGGACCGCTCAAGCTACCGGTTAATGCTGCAGGGACATTCCAGATAGGACGCACCAAATACAAGGGTTTGCCGCTGACGCGGCTCCTCCTCAAGTATCGCCTTTCGGACAACATTCTCACAATCGAGCAGCTAAGCGGTAACGTTGCCGATGGCTCCTTTGCAGGCTCGGCAAGAGTAGATTTATCTCAAAAAGGGTTCGCCTACTCGAGCAGCCTGAAACTGCAGGAAATACAGGCCAACCCACTTGTATCCGCATTCGCACCCAAGGCTGCAGGAACAGTCTACGGCGCCCTCTCCCTCAACGCAGCACTGGGCGGAAAAGGCACACAGCCGAACAGTCTGAAGAAGAACCTCTCCGGGAATGGTGATTTCACAATCTCGAACGGAAAACTGACTGGAGCAGGACTTGTTCAGGCCCTGGCAACCTTTATAAACGTTGAGCAGTTGCGCGTCTTGCAATTCACTAAATTCGCGGGTACGTACAGGATAGCAAACGAAAAGGTTTTCCTCGACAGCGGTATAAGCGGCAGAGACGCCCAAATTACTCCAAAGGGGAGCGCCGGCTTCGATAAGAGCCTCGACATGTCGCTCATGACACGGCTGTCTCCCGAATTGACAGGAAGAATAGCGAAGGGGGGAGTGACTCGATTTATTACGGACGACAAAGGGTGGGGAACGCTTCCGTTGAAGGTGACCGGAACATTTTCATCACCGAACTTCAGGCTGGATTCCGCCGCTGTCCGTGAACAGTTCAAGTTAAAGACAAGGGAAACATTGCAGAAAACAATCGAGGAGAGATTGAAGCGGAAGGAAGGCGAACCGCAGCGCCCTGAGCGGGAGCTGCTGGAAAAGGGACTGCGAGGGATATTAGGTAACTAA
- a CDS encoding YkgJ family cysteine cluster protein — MHRWESLIEETRQQHSFFDMFTQRWISEYAASGGVTFCRKGCSGCCTLPVYATFTEAVAVALSLTPEVVTRVAEFVDRLSKRLHCIGNMKDLFTMYRREMGTCPFLDTEGSCIIYSRRPLPCRGLISTTDSYWCSVDFAAVAKSEKQKFIERLDVRVVDFPSHYVAALKEMGSDMEKAALRKMADIFGRSVYGHFPVSVFLVNEHRSRKGATELDAILETAEEYGLNHPLLLNISP; from the coding sequence ATGCACCGGTGGGAATCTCTCATAGAGGAAACACGGCAGCAGCATTCTTTTTTTGATATGTTCACCCAAAGGTGGATTTCTGAGTATGCAGCATCGGGTGGAGTGACATTTTGCCGCAAAGGGTGCAGCGGCTGCTGCACCCTTCCCGTCTATGCTACATTTACTGAGGCAGTTGCAGTTGCCCTGTCTCTCACCCCCGAGGTGGTTACTCGCGTTGCTGAATTTGTGGATCGTCTGAGTAAGCGGCTCCATTGCATTGGTAATATGAAAGATCTGTTCACCATGTACAGGCGGGAGATGGGCACATGTCCTTTCCTCGATACCGAAGGCTCCTGCATAATTTATTCGCGGCGCCCGCTTCCCTGTCGAGGACTGATCTCTACAACCGATAGCTACTGGTGCTCTGTCGATTTCGCGGCAGTGGCTAAGAGCGAAAAACAGAAGTTCATTGAGAGGCTCGACGTTCGCGTGGTCGATTTCCCGAGCCATTATGTAGCAGCACTTAAGGAGATGGGTTCAGACATGGAGAAAGCTGCATTGCGCAAAATGGCGGATATATTCGGCCGCTCCGTCTACGGTCACTTTCCGGTGTCGGTCTTCTTGGTGAATGAGCACAGGTCACGAAAAGGGGCAACGGAGCTCGATGCGATTCTCGAAACTGCAGAGGAATACGGACTGAATCACCCGTTGTTGTTGAACATCTCCCCCTGA
- a CDS encoding acyl-[acyl-carrier-protein] thioesterase has product MEHTFEKTYSVRSYEVDLTGRLRPTAILNYLQEAAGDHARLLGVSVRDLMHRGLTWVLSRTHVSCFGTAHSRDELTVRTWPSSREGRFSCREFEISTAGGRLIAVATCSFAALDLATRKPVTISDHLPEYPLNPRRAIVDDFPSLPRLSDADTELVFRVSRGDLDVNRHANNVAYVGWALETVPQEVVEEYLATDIEIAYRAEVFYGDSVCARTSRLSDDTGATFLHQLVRVSDGAELTRLVTRWRKEQ; this is encoded by the coding sequence ATGGAACATACTTTTGAAAAAACATACTCCGTCCGTTCTTACGAGGTAGACCTGACGGGTAGGCTACGACCTACTGCGATTCTTAATTACCTCCAGGAGGCAGCCGGCGATCATGCGCGACTCCTTGGCGTATCGGTGCGAGATCTGATGCATCGCGGCCTCACATGGGTCCTCTCCCGCACGCATGTTTCCTGCTTCGGTACAGCCCATTCCCGTGACGAGCTCACTGTCCGCACATGGCCCTCCTCCAGGGAAGGGCGTTTCTCGTGTCGCGAATTCGAGATCAGCACTGCCGGTGGTCGTCTCATCGCCGTTGCCACATGTTCTTTTGCAGCGCTCGATCTAGCTACACGAAAACCCGTCACTATTTCCGATCATCTCCCGGAATATCCTCTCAATCCTCGCCGTGCCATTGTCGATGATTTTCCATCCCTTCCCCGGCTTTCCGATGCGGATACCGAACTTGTATTTCGAGTGAGCAGGGGAGACCTTGACGTGAATCGCCACGCAAATAACGTGGCGTACGTCGGATGGGCACTGGAAACGGTACCCCAGGAGGTTGTTGAAGAATATCTAGCGACAGATATAGAGATCGCATATCGCGCAGAGGTATTTTACGGCGATTCGGTTTGTGCCCGCACCAGCAGATTGTCTGACGATACCGGAGCTACATTTCTTCACCAGCTTGTCCGGGTGAGCGACGGCGCTGAGCTTACGCGCCTGGTTACCCGCTGGCGTAAGGAGCAGTAG
- a CDS encoding bifunctional 2-polyprenyl-6-hydroxyphenol methylase/3-demethylubiquinol 3-O-methyltransferase UbiG, whose amino-acid sequence MYDFSRCKLCGLHEAAPVYRLSKTTVYACAACDFHFIDHLDIMPADASADSVLDDKSLCYIERNLPPNQRQHRKNLALVKRHCRLSDACCLDIGAGAGVFSALLAPECAEVHGIEPQQVFREFALMRFGLTLSGSTLEHPQWQDGFAGYFDVITLWDVLEHVNFPAETLRCAAKLLKPGGWLFLDTPCRDSLFYRLAEWAYRAGGGGGTSLLESLYSPQPFRHKQIFTRRQLFKVLEEKDLVISKDYASPFTRQNKLVLACYKSRS is encoded by the coding sequence ATGTACGACTTCAGCCGTTGCAAGCTCTGTGGCCTTCACGAAGCAGCACCTGTTTACCGGCTCAGCAAAACTACTGTCTATGCCTGCGCTGCCTGCGATTTTCATTTCATCGATCATCTCGATATCATGCCCGCTGATGCCTCCGCAGACTCTGTCCTTGATGATAAGTCGTTGTGCTACATTGAGAGAAACCTTCCTCCAAACCAGAGGCAGCACCGCAAGAACCTAGCCTTAGTGAAACGGCACTGTCGACTGTCGGATGCTTGCTGCCTGGATATCGGGGCGGGAGCTGGAGTTTTCTCCGCTCTTCTCGCACCTGAATGCGCTGAGGTGCATGGGATCGAACCGCAACAGGTTTTTCGGGAGTTCGCCCTTATGAGATTCGGCTTGACCCTCAGTGGTTCTACCCTCGAACATCCCCAGTGGCAGGATGGCTTCGCCGGATATTTTGATGTCATAACCTTGTGGGACGTTCTTGAGCACGTAAATTTTCCCGCAGAGACTCTCAGATGTGCAGCAAAACTTTTAAAGCCGGGAGGATGGCTCTTTCTCGACACTCCTTGCCGTGATTCTCTCTTCTATCGGCTTGCAGAGTGGGCATACCGTGCAGGGGGCGGGGGAGGCACAAGTTTGCTTGAATCCCTCTATTCGCCGCAGCCCTTCCGCCACAAGCAGATCTTCACCAGAAGGCAATTATTCAAAGTACTTGAGGAAAAGGATCTTGTCATATCAAAGGATTATGCCTCACCTTTCACAAGGCAGAACAAGCTGGTTCTTGCCTGTTATAAATCACGGTCCTAA
- a CDS encoding RNA-binding protein, which translates to MAKELYVGHLPYEISEQDLRRLFSVAGTVTSVHIITDPVSGKSKGCAYVRMSSVDELKDAIESLDGALVEGRLITVSIATPQKQQPKAAGTRRRSGDGGRDRKSNRR; encoded by the coding sequence ATGGCTAAAGAACTTTATGTAGGGCATCTGCCGTACGAGATATCGGAGCAGGATCTTCGCCGTCTTTTTTCTGTTGCCGGAACTGTGACATCTGTCCACATTATTACCGATCCGGTCAGCGGTAAATCGAAGGGTTGCGCGTATGTACGCATGTCGAGCGTAGATGAATTGAAGGATGCAATAGAGTCGCTTGATGGAGCGCTGGTGGAGGGTCGGCTCATCACAGTGAGCATCGCGACCCCGCAGAAACAGCAACCCAAGGCTGCAGGCACGCGGCGCCGGTCTGGGGACGGGGGACGCGACCGAAAAAGCAACCGGCGCTGA